A portion of the Cololabis saira isolate AMF1-May2022 chromosome 17, fColSai1.1, whole genome shotgun sequence genome contains these proteins:
- the mcmbp gene encoding mini-chromosome maintenance complex-binding protein isoform X1, translating to MPSTQDWINNPLEVVEGMFAASQNNSNSGWEAKAVEFFKEKLKEKDTQTTVPSLNDVPLHYLKPNSLVKFRCLIQDMFDPEFYMGVYETVDPTTKAKMLRCGKYKDVTECGVDFNSRNTVTAERQTFYCVPIPGENQWVKEKYAGTTQARVVPSTSYVPCRQKRSYEEDDDMDDMDTQPQKQRDAHAGPQSSTDQHSNGDCKRQETEAPSSQTASASHLDLNFPLPGEKGPSCLVKVYKDWDSFKLNDTLEVYGILSVSPALSALGDEKDASSILDPGECMETAEEQRVHSPPASLVPRLHMLYAKTLAHNNPLLPCTSLEDGSAFLSSTLSEMASVRAELLSYFTHVLLGDALAAEYLILHLISNVYTRRDVLPLGKFTLNLSGVPTVCSYTERLYQIIQQLVPSSHYLGMSLQKMNQLRLGPKKDYVANRLVSGALQLAANTSLFLDETQLEQGQLDGTGVRNITALGNLISWQKVDYDFNYHQMEFPCNINVLIASEARSLLPSDCQLHLEPQVAPSQVEEYLGGIHVHLQSSSQLNKFRVYLSVARLLDYSISDEITKSVEEDFVDMRKDDPQSVSAEDLHRMLVVARLLCLSLGQTSLSRDGWMRAKHAEMLRRSRMEQHKNVNGNEP from the exons ATGCCTTCCACCCAGGACTGGATTAACAATCCTCTGGAGGTCGTTGAAGGGATGTTTG CTGCTTCCCAGAACAACTCAAACTCTGGATGGGAGGCGAAAGCAGTTGAGTTTTTCAAAGAGAAGCTGAAAGAGAAGGACACTCAGACCACG GTTCCTTCTCTGAACGACGTTCCTCTGCACTACCTGAAGCCCAACAGCCTGGTCAAGTTTCGCTGTTTAATCCAGGACATGTTTGACCCGGAGTTCTATATGGGAGTGTACGAGACCGTCGATCCAACCACGAAGGCTAAA ATGCTGCGCTGTGGGAAGTACAAAGATGTGACAGAATGTGGG GTGGATTTTAATTCCAGAAACACTGTGACTGCGGAGAGACAGACTTTCTACTGCGTGCCGATCCCCGGAGAGAACCAGTGGGTGAAGGAGA AATATGCCGGCACCACGCAGGCCAGGGTCGTCCCTTCCACCTCATATGTGCCATGCAGGCAGAAACGAAGCTACGAGGAGGACGACGACATGGACGACATGGACACTCAGCCGCAGAAGCAGAGGGACGCGCATGCTG GGCCTCAGAGCTCGACAGACCAACACAGCAACGGCGACTGTAAGCGGCAGGAGACGGAAGCTCCTTCCAGCCAGACGGCGTCGGCCTCCCACCTCGACCTCAACTTCCCCCTGCCAGGAGAGAAAGGCCCCTCCTGTTTAGTTAAA GTGTACAAGGACTGGGACAGCTTCAAGCTGAACGACACCCTGGAGGTCTACGGGATCCTCTCCGTCAGTCCCGCTCTCAGCGCTCTGGGCGATGAGAA AGACGCCTCTTCCATCCTGGACCCCGGGGAGTGCATGGAGACGGCGGAGGAGCAGAGGGTGCACAGCCCGCCCGCCTCGCTGGTTCCTCGCCTGCACATGCTCTACGCCAAGACCCTGGCACACAACAACCCCCTGCTGCCCTGCACCAGCCTGGAGGACGGCAGTGCCT TTTTGTCGTCGACCCTGAGTGAGATGGCGTCCGTCAGGGCGGAGCTGCTGTCGTACTTCACCCACGTCCTCCTGGGTGACGCTCTGGCGGCCGAGTACCTCATCCTGCACCTCATCTCCAACGT CTACACAAGACGGGACGTTCTCCCGCTGGGGAAGTTCACGCTGAACCTGAGTGGCGTTCCGACCGTCTGCTCGTACACCGAGCGTCTCTACCAGATCATCCAGCAGCTTGTGCCTTCT TCACACTACCTGGGAATGAGCCTCCAAAAAATGAACCAGCTGAGACTGGGGCCTAAGAAGGACTATGTTGCAAACCGGCTGGTGAGCGGAGCCCTGCAGCTCGCCGCCAACACTTCCCTCTTCCTGGACGAGACCCAGCTGGAGCAGGGACAGCTGGACGGCACCG GTGTACGCAACATTACGGCCCTGGGAAACCTGATCTCATGGCAGAAGGTCGACTACGACTTTAACTACCATCAGATGGAATTCCCCTGCAATATTAACGTGCTGATCGCGTCAGAGGCCCGCTCGCTGCTGCCG TCCGACTGTCAGCTCCATCTGGAGCCTCAGGTGGCTCCGTCCCAGGTGGAGGAATACCTGGGCGGCATCCACGTGCACCTGCAGTCCTCGTCGCAGCTGAACAAGTTCAGGGTGTACCTGTCCGTGGCGCGGCTGCTGGACTACAGCATCTCGGATGAAATCACCAAG TCGGTGGAGGAGGACTTCGTAGACATGAGGAAAGACGACCCGCAGAGCGTTTCTGCCGAGGATCTGCACAGGATGCTGGTGGTGGCCAG GCTGCTGTGTCTGAGCCTGGGACAGACGTCTCTGTCCAGAGACGGCTGGATGAGAGCCAAACACGCCGAGATGCTGCGGCGGAGTCGGATGGAGCAGCACAAGAACGTCAACGGCAACGAGCCATGA
- the mcmbp gene encoding mini-chromosome maintenance complex-binding protein isoform X2: MFDPEFYMGVYETVDPTTKAKMLRCGKYKDVTECGVDFNSRNTVTAERQTFYCVPIPGENQWVKEKYAGTTQARVVPSTSYVPCRQKRSYEEDDDMDDMDTQPQKQRDAHAGPQSSTDQHSNGDCKRQETEAPSSQTASASHLDLNFPLPGEKGPSCLVKVYKDWDSFKLNDTLEVYGILSVSPALSALGDEKDASSILDPGECMETAEEQRVHSPPASLVPRLHMLYAKTLAHNNPLLPCTSLEDGSAFLSSTLSEMASVRAELLSYFTHVLLGDALAAEYLILHLISNVYTRRDVLPLGKFTLNLSGVPTVCSYTERLYQIIQQLVPSSHYLGMSLQKMNQLRLGPKKDYVANRLVSGALQLAANTSLFLDETQLEQGQLDGTGVRNITALGNLISWQKVDYDFNYHQMEFPCNINVLIASEARSLLPSDCQLHLEPQVAPSQVEEYLGGIHVHLQSSSQLNKFRVYLSVARLLDYSISDEITKSVEEDFVDMRKDDPQSVSAEDLHRMLVVARLLCLSLGQTSLSRDGWMRAKHAEMLRRSRMEQHKNVNGNEP; encoded by the exons ATGTTTGACCCGGAGTTCTATATGGGAGTGTACGAGACCGTCGATCCAACCACGAAGGCTAAA ATGCTGCGCTGTGGGAAGTACAAAGATGTGACAGAATGTGGG GTGGATTTTAATTCCAGAAACACTGTGACTGCGGAGAGACAGACTTTCTACTGCGTGCCGATCCCCGGAGAGAACCAGTGGGTGAAGGAGA AATATGCCGGCACCACGCAGGCCAGGGTCGTCCCTTCCACCTCATATGTGCCATGCAGGCAGAAACGAAGCTACGAGGAGGACGACGACATGGACGACATGGACACTCAGCCGCAGAAGCAGAGGGACGCGCATGCTG GGCCTCAGAGCTCGACAGACCAACACAGCAACGGCGACTGTAAGCGGCAGGAGACGGAAGCTCCTTCCAGCCAGACGGCGTCGGCCTCCCACCTCGACCTCAACTTCCCCCTGCCAGGAGAGAAAGGCCCCTCCTGTTTAGTTAAA GTGTACAAGGACTGGGACAGCTTCAAGCTGAACGACACCCTGGAGGTCTACGGGATCCTCTCCGTCAGTCCCGCTCTCAGCGCTCTGGGCGATGAGAA AGACGCCTCTTCCATCCTGGACCCCGGGGAGTGCATGGAGACGGCGGAGGAGCAGAGGGTGCACAGCCCGCCCGCCTCGCTGGTTCCTCGCCTGCACATGCTCTACGCCAAGACCCTGGCACACAACAACCCCCTGCTGCCCTGCACCAGCCTGGAGGACGGCAGTGCCT TTTTGTCGTCGACCCTGAGTGAGATGGCGTCCGTCAGGGCGGAGCTGCTGTCGTACTTCACCCACGTCCTCCTGGGTGACGCTCTGGCGGCCGAGTACCTCATCCTGCACCTCATCTCCAACGT CTACACAAGACGGGACGTTCTCCCGCTGGGGAAGTTCACGCTGAACCTGAGTGGCGTTCCGACCGTCTGCTCGTACACCGAGCGTCTCTACCAGATCATCCAGCAGCTTGTGCCTTCT TCACACTACCTGGGAATGAGCCTCCAAAAAATGAACCAGCTGAGACTGGGGCCTAAGAAGGACTATGTTGCAAACCGGCTGGTGAGCGGAGCCCTGCAGCTCGCCGCCAACACTTCCCTCTTCCTGGACGAGACCCAGCTGGAGCAGGGACAGCTGGACGGCACCG GTGTACGCAACATTACGGCCCTGGGAAACCTGATCTCATGGCAGAAGGTCGACTACGACTTTAACTACCATCAGATGGAATTCCCCTGCAATATTAACGTGCTGATCGCGTCAGAGGCCCGCTCGCTGCTGCCG TCCGACTGTCAGCTCCATCTGGAGCCTCAGGTGGCTCCGTCCCAGGTGGAGGAATACCTGGGCGGCATCCACGTGCACCTGCAGTCCTCGTCGCAGCTGAACAAGTTCAGGGTGTACCTGTCCGTGGCGCGGCTGCTGGACTACAGCATCTCGGATGAAATCACCAAG TCGGTGGAGGAGGACTTCGTAGACATGAGGAAAGACGACCCGCAGAGCGTTTCTGCCGAGGATCTGCACAGGATGCTGGTGGTGGCCAG GCTGCTGTGTCTGAGCCTGGGACAGACGTCTCTGTCCAGAGACGGCTGGATGAGAGCCAAACACGCCGAGATGCTGCGGCGGAGTCGGATGGAGCAGCACAAGAACGTCAACGGCAACGAGCCATGA
- the sec23ip gene encoding SEC23-interacting protein: MADRKNNNASNTGSNLLFSAAPEFNFNLPFMPVSHASGPAVLSGEDSTDVGEEDSFLGQSSGNGPASSSTFSYFSSPVTTSDPFASIGRQSPCPPAALSGAATTAGPVSAPNSVSMAPAPASSGAQMNPAAAASVFGGAVYQSPVGRQTPPPTAATPPPPPMQTQSHNPYRHTPISSRASPYIPAPEVLPPPSAHTPQQNPYSLSSSPQMFPPTPPTFTQPPHTHIQGPPPSATTAGAIVPAGPMMQYNYNVYEPVQHHWFYCKQVESKTVWLPFSIIDSLQLEETFNSVQPDPESVIIRTDGGRYDVQLYDRVRNSVYWEEEPTEVRRCSWFYKGDSDSRFVPYSEDFSEKLEAEYKKAVSTNQWHRRLEFPSGETIVMHNPKVIVQFQPSSLPDEWGTTQDGQTRPRVVKRGIDDDHDEVPDGELPKVDHLVFMVHGIGPVCDLRFRSMIECVDDFRSVSLKLLQSHFKMPLDEDAISRVEFLPVQWYSALHGDATGVDRKIKRITLPSTGRLRHFTNETLLDVLFYNSPTYCQTIMDTVSLEMNRLYDLFTQRNPEFRGGISVSGHSLGSLILFDLLSNQKTGSPALLMPATATANGDAKQTTAPVAQGNHTVTPTAVEEKAKEDEEEFEDLDAVLQHLGLSEYKSTFDEEKIDIESFLMCTIEDLKEMGIPLGPRKKIAKFVKERVSRQEKKAAVKEEIQVVASQPAAESVPDPSANKPPVGNTVSSVPVDYNYFEVGTGQISVVYRTLDFEPVNFFALGSPIGMFLTVRGLEKIEETYQLPTCKGFFNIYHPLDPVAYRIEPMIVPDVDLKPVLIPHYKGRKRLHLELKDSLSRMGSDLKHGVISSLRNAWQTLNEFARAHTSSALQAELAIVANQIEEEEKHVREEQKISEIPEPQREEEHQVKIGMLNGGNRIDYVLQEKPIESFNEYLFALQSHLCYWESEDTALLLLKEIYKTKGIHPEQTAH, from the exons ATGGCAGATAGAAAAAATAATAACGCCTCAAACACCGGTTCAAATCTACTGTTCAGCGCCGCGCCGGAGTTTAATTTTAATCTTCCTTTCATGCCAGTGAGTCACGCCTCTGGTCCGGCCGTGTTGTCAGGAG AAGATTCCACTGATGTTGGAGAAGAagacagttttcttggtcagAGCTCAGGAAATGGACCAGCGTCGTCCTCCACATTTAGCTACTTTTCCAGCCCCGTAACCACCTCTGACCCGTTCGCATCCATCGGCCGGCAGTCGCCATGTCCACCAGCAGCTCTGTCTGGGGCCGCGACCACAGCTGGACCCGTTTCTGCCCCCAACAGTGTTAGCATGGCCCCAGCGCCAGCATCCTCAGGCGCGCAAATgaaccctgctgctgctgcttcagtgTTTGGCGGCGCAGTTTACCAGAGTCCCGTTGGACGCCAGACTCCTCCCCCTACCGCAGCGACCCCACCACCTCCCCCAATGCAGACGCAGAGTCACAACCCGTACCGACACACCCCCATCAGCAGTAGAGCCAGTCCGTACATTCCAGCTCCAGAGGTCCTGCCGCCGCCGTCAGCACACACTCCTCAGCAGAATCCCTACTCTCTCAGCTCCTCGCCACAGATGTTCCCTCCGACACCACCCACGTTTACACAG CCTCCCCACACACATATCCAAGGACCTCCACCTTCAGCCACCACTGCTGGAGCCATAGTTCCTGCAGGTCCGATGATGCAGTACAACTACAATGTTTATGAGCCAGTTCAGCATCATTGGTTCTACTGCAAGCAAGTCGAGTCAAAGACCGTCTGGCTTCCCTTCAGTATCATTGATTCTCTTCAGCTCGAGGAGACGTTCAACTCAG TTCAGCCAGACCCGGAGAGCGTGATCATACGGACAGACGGAGGGCGTTACGACGTGCAGCTCTATGATCGTGTGCGCAACTCAGTGTACTGGGAGGAGGAGCCGACGGAGGTCCGGCGCTGTTCCTGGTTCTACAAAGGAGATTCGGATAGTCGTTTTGTTCCATATTCTGAAGACTTTAGTGAAAAGCTGGAG GCCGAATATAAGAAAGCTGTGTCGACAAACCAGTGGCATCGTAGACTGGAATTCCCATCAGGAGAAACGATTGTCATGCACAATCCAAAG GTTATAGTGCAGTTTCAGCCCTCCTCCTTACCAGACGAGTGGGGCACGACCCAGGATGGGCAGACCAGGCCCAGGGTGGTGAAGAGAGGGATTGATGATGACCACGATGAAGTGCCAGATG GTGAGCTCCCCAAGGTGGATCACCTGGTGTTTATGGTTCACGGAATCGGCCCCGTGTGTGACTTGAGGTTCAGAAGCATGATCGAGTGCG TGGACGACTTTCGTAGCGTGTCACTCAAGCTGCTTCAGAGTCACTTTAAGATGCCGCTGGACGAGGACGCTATTAGCCGAGTGGAGTTCCTGCCCGTCCAGTGGTACTCGGCTCTGCATGGAGATGCCACAGGGGTGGACAG gAAGATAAAGAGGATCACTCTGCCAAGCACTGGACGTTTACGTCACTTTACAAACGAGACTTTGCTGGACGTGCTTTTCTACAACAGTCCCACCTACTGCCAGACCATCATGGACACGGTTTCTCTCGAGATGAACCGACTTTATGACCTTTTTACACAGAGAAACCCAGAGTTCAGGGGAGGAATATCAGTGTCCGGACACAGTTTAG GCTCCCTGATTCTCTTTGATCTGTTATCCAATCAGAAGACCGGCTCTCCTGCGCTGCTCATGCCGGCCACTGCCACTGCTAACGGAGATGCCAAACag ACAACAGCTCCTGTTGCACAGGGAAATCACACGGTCACTCCAACAGCCGTGGAGGAGAAGGCCAAAGAAGACGAGGAGGAGTTTGAGGACCTTGATGCTGTGCTCCAACATCTGGGCTTGTCTGAGTACAAGAGCACCTTTGATGAGGAGAAGATTGACATTGAATCTTTT CTCATGTGCACAATCGAGGACCTGAAGGAGATGGGAATCCCGCTGGGTCCCAGGAAAAAGATTGCCAAATTTGTTAAAGAACGAGTGAGCAGACAG GAGAAGAAAGCAGCAGTTAAAGAGGAGATTCAGGTCGTGGCGTCTCAACCAGCAGCTGAAAGTGTCCCCGACCCCTCGGCGAATAAGCCCCCGGTGGGCAACACCGTCTCCTCCGTCCCCGTGGACTACAATTACTTTGAAGTTGGTACCGGACAG ATCTCGGTGGTTTACCGCACGCTGGACTTTGAGCCCGTTAATTTCTTCGCCTTAGGATCTCCTATTGGCATGTTTCTGACCGTTCGAGGACTCGAGAAGATTGAAGAGACGTACCAGCTGCCCACGTGCAAGGGCTTCTTCAACATCTATCATCCG TTGGACCCGGTGGCGTACAGGATCGAACCCATGATCGTACCGGACGTGGACTTGAAGCCGGTTCTGATCCCACATTACAAAGGGAGGAAGAGACTTCATCTTG AGCTCAAAGACAGTCTCTCCAGGATGGGCTCCGACCTGAAGCACGGCGTCATCAGCTCCCTGAGGAACGCCTGGCAGACGCTCAACGAGTTTGCCCGGGCGCACACTTCCTCCGCGCTGCAGGCCGAGCTGGCCATCGTGGCCAATCAgatagaggaggaggagaagcacGTGAGGGAAG AGCAAAAGATTAGTGAGATCCCCGAGCCGCAAAGAGAAGAGGAGCATCAGGTGAAGATCGGGATGCTGAACGGCGGGAATCGGATCGATTACGTTCTGCAGGAGAAGCCCATCGAGAGTTTCAACGAGTATCTGTTCGCCCTCCAGAGTCACCTCTGCTACTG GGAATCTGAGGACACGGCTCTGCTTCTGCTCAAAGAGATTTACAAGACCAAGGGGATCCATCCAGAGCAGACGGCTCATTAA